ACGAATTGCTCTTGGCAATGGGCGTGGGGAGGAATCCCAGCGGCGCCTGCACGCAACCGGTCTCGGAATCCTTCCGTGTCATCGCGGTCCTGATGCGACTTTTCGGTACCGGTTTGGTCGCTTGATCTTTTGACCGGTTGAGCTTGCGGCCTGCCTTGGTGGGCGGAGCGCTCAAGACAGGATTCTCCGGCCCGACGAGCGGATCACCCGGCTGGATCGAGGACAGCCGTTCCTTGATGTTCTTGACGTATTTGTCGGAGATCTCGAAGCCAATGAACCGCCGATTCAGCTTCTTGGCGACGGCTAGGGTTGTGCCGCTTCCGCCGAAAGGATCGAGCACCAGCTCGCCTTCATGCGAGCAAGCCCGAATGATCCGTCCGAGGAGTTGCTCGGGCATCTGGCACCCGTGCCAGCCACGGCGTTCGCCGAATGTGCCGGCCACCCTCGAGAAGTACCACGTGTCGCTGTGCGGCGGGAAGCGCTCGGGGATGTCTTGCGGGCGCAGGACGAAGCCGTCCTTGGTCGGGACTTCGGGCGGCAGGATCGGGCTGATCATCCAGGTATCGTCCGGCATCCGGCCGTCGGGTGCGGCTCGTTTGTCGCCGTAGACCAGCTCACGAGCCGAGGGGACGCGGACAGCCAGAGAGTTGAAGGTGAAATTGCGGGGGTCCTTGACGAAGTGGAACAGATGGGCGTGGCTGCGGGTGAACTTCTGCTTGCAGTGCACGCCGAAGGTGTAGAACCAGATGACCCAACTGCGGCAATGCAGCCCCAGCTCGCGCGTGCACAGCACCTTGAGGTCGGCGGCATACTCATCGCCGATCGCCAGCCAGAAGGTCCCGTTCGGCTTCAGCACCCCGATGACGCCCTCGATCCACTTGCGCGACCAGGCGATGTACTCGTCGCTCGCGCGGCGGTCGTCGTAGACGTCATAGTCGTAGCCGATGTTGAACGGGGGATCGGCAAAGGCCAGGTCAACAGACCCCTCGGGCAGCTTGCCAAGGCCTTCGATGCAGTCCAGATGATGGATTTGGTCGAGCTCCATGGCGTCCTCCGCGCCTTATGGTAGCACGATCGACGGGGACCGCAATATCTTGAGTCCGACGTTCCCATCGGCGCTCACATCGGGGTGCGTAGGTTAGCAAGGGGTTAGGTAGTTGTCAAGTAACCGGAATCCAGCGGTCCGGGCTCGACACAAGTCTCGGAATGCTCGAAAACGTGTTTCCCCGCCCTATTCGCCACCGGTCGGGCAGGCACACGACCGCCGCCTTGGTCGGCACAATCAGGGTATAGCAGGAGGGTCGTGAGGGATGACGGATGGGGGCGCAGAAGATAGGTGATGGGTTCTCCATTCTGAGGATGGGTTGTTTTTGTCGGTTGTCCGGTTCTGCGGAACCGGTTCTCGGTCCATGCGTATAATTGCACAGAGACCTTGCCAGTCATTCATTGCGGGTGGGCCGGTTCTCGCGGTTGTTCCACAAGTCGGGTCCAAGAGTCAAAGGGTTGCCGATTCAGGAGATTTCGCCATGTGTTCGCGCTCAACACCTTTATGTGTGTCCGGGGTGATCGGTTTCGGAGTGCTCCTCGGGTTGGCCCTCGCCCAAGAAACCAAACCCGCAAGGCGGGCGGTCTCGGAACAGACAACGACGGAGCAGAAGCCGGCAGGCGAAAGGCCGGAGCGGCCGATCGAGATCAGTGGGCCGTTCGCCCACGACAACTTGGCGGTGTACTTCGTGCATGGAGAGGACCGGCTCAAGGGGCGAGATCTGCTGACGCTGGCGGAGGCGCTTGAACAGAAGAAGGCCAGGATCCTCGAGACTTCCGACGTGAACGAATTGACTATCGAGAACCTTTCCAAGGACCAGGAGGTCTTCGTGCAGGCCGGTGACATCATCAAGGGCGGCAAGCAGGACCGTGTGTGCGGGGACGATCTGATCGTGGGGGCGAAATCGGGGAAGGTCAAGCTCAGGGTCTTCTGCGTGGAGCAGGGACGGTGGGAACAGCGGGGAAATGAAACGGCCGTGCTCTTCTCGAGTTCGTACAACGTGGTACCCTCGAACGCCCTGAAGGCGACCGTGCGACGGAAGGGCGACCAACAGCAGGTTTGGGCCGGCGTGGCAGAGACGCAGAAGAAGCTTTCCATGAATGTGGGGACGCCGGTGGCGAGCCAGGCGTCGGATACCAGCCTGCAACTGTCGCTGGAGAACAAGGAGCTTCGCAAGCAGACGGCGGAGTACACGGACAAGCTGTCCGAGGCGCTCGCGGGCAGGGAAGACGTGATCGGTGTGGTGATTGCCATTAACGGCGGTCTGGAGAGTGCGGACACATACGCCTCGCCGAAGCTGTTCAAGAAGCTATGGCCCAAGCTGTTGGAGGCCGGGGCCACCGAGGCGATCGCCCGGCGGGACGAGAAGAAGAAAGACGTTTCACCGCCGTCGATCAAGGTCGTAGAGGAGTTTCTCACCGCCTCGACGGACAAAGCAAAGACGACTCAGGTGTCGAAGCGCATCAGGACAGTCGAACGGGAGTCAAAGCAGATGATCATGTTTGAGACACTGGATGCTCAGCAAGGCGATGCGGCGGTGCATGAAAGCTATATGATAAAGTCGCAAGAGTGATGGTCGAACCAGGCGCGATGCTCGATCATCTGCAGCAGGTGACGCCGACGGGGAGGTGGCGTTGATGGTGATGAGGCGGTAGGCTTGTGCCATGAGCATGCACCAATGGACAGGACTCACACGGCGGCGGTTTCTTGAATCGGCGGCCTGCGGGCTGGCACTGGACAGGATGGCACTCGCGGCCACCGCCACAGGAAGTGGGGATGAACCTTTCTTCCTCACGCGCGGTGTGGTGATCACGGAAGAGGACCTGACGCTGGCCGACTGGCCCGAGCGGGCCGCGGCCGCCGGCCTGACCACCATTGGGCTGCACGCACCGAAATCGCCAAGGCTGCTCGCCAGGTACATTCAATCGGACGGGGGACAGAAGTTTCTCGAAACCTGCCGGCGGCTTGGCCTGGGTGTCGAGTATGAGTTGCATGCCATGCAGGACCTGCTGCCGCGAGAGCTTTTCGACAAGGCCCCCGAGCTTTTCCGGATGGACGACAAGGGGTCGCGGGTTCGTGAATGGAACTTGTGCGTCCACTCGGAGCGGGCGATGCAGACGGTGGCCGAGAACGCCGTCGATCTGGGCAAGACGCTCCGCCCGACCACCGGCCGGTACTTCTACTGGGGGGATGATGGGTGCCCCTGGTGCCGCTGCCGGCAGTGTGCCGGGCTGAGCGACAGCGACCAGTCGCTGCTCGTTGCGAACCGGATCCTCGACGCCATCCGCAAGGTCGATGCGAAGGCGCAGGTAGCGTACCTGGCCTACGATAACACGCTGCCGCCGCCGAAGCAGATCAAGCCGAAGTCAGGCGTTTTCCTGGAGTACGCACCGATCCATCGGCGATATGACGTGCCCTTCGAGCGGGCTGACGACTTGAAGACCCGGCAACAGTTCGAAATGCTCGACGCTAACCTGGACGTCTTCGGGCGGGCAAACGCACAGGCGTTGGAGTACTGGCTCGATGTCTCGCTGTTCTCAAAGTGGAAGAAGCCGGCCGTGAAGGTCCCGTTCGATCCGAAGGTCCTGACGGCCGACCTCGATACCTACGGCCGGCGCGGCATCCGTCACGTCACGACCTTCGCCGTGTACATCGACGCGGACTACGTATCGCGTCACGGCGAGCCGCCGTTGAAAGACTACGGCGAGCAACTCCGGCGATGGCGCCGGCAGCCAAGCCATGGTTAGAACGACATCGCAAGGCGGCCAATTCGGTGAGACAGGCAAGCATGGATTCGGCTAGTGACGTTCGCCGGTCGGTTTCTCGGGTTCCGACGATTCCTCGACTTGGGGCTCGGCAACCATGAACCCGAGTGACTGAGGCGTCGAGCGGATGTCCTCAAATGTGAATGGGCGGCCACACTCAGGACATCGCTGGTCTCGCAGGCCATAGAGGTTGCACCCGCAGCCCGGACACATCCCGACGGACTCGCATTGCTCGATCGGCACCAACCACCGCCACAGGTAGTAGGCCGGCGTGCCAACCACAAGAACAGCGAGCCAGAACAGAGTCTCCTTGGGAGAGGCCTTGATGGCCAGCACGGTCATCAATGCGGAGGCCGCAATGAAGAGCACCGGCAGAATTGGATATCCCCAGCAGCGGCACGGGCGGGAGAGGTCCGGGCGTCGGATGCGCAATACGATCAAGGATACGGCCGCCCCGGCGTAGAAGATCCACATGGTAAAGACAAAGCCGCCGGTCAGACGCTCAAACTGCTTAAGGAAACAGACGGCCACGCAGGCAAGGATGGCCTGGCACCAGAGAGAGACATAAGGCGTCTGGTATTTTGGATGAATGCGTCCGAGGACGCGAAACAGCAAGCCGTCACGGGCCTGGGCGAAAGTAACCCGGGCACCGGTGATGATCGAGCCGTGCGATGCCCCAAGAGTCGAGATCATCACCAGAATTGTGGCGAGCGTTCCGCCGACGGGGCCGCACAGGCGCTCCATAACCAGTGGGACCACCCAAGGCACACCGCGCATCTCGGACAGCGGCAGCACATAGATGTACGTGGCATTGACCGCCACAAAAAGAACCGCGGTGACGGCGGTTCCAACAAGGAGAATGCGAGGCAGCATGCGGCCGGGCTCGCGGACCTCGCCGGCGACCGAGGTGACGTCGGCCCATCCATCGTAGGTCCACAGCACTGCGGCCAGCACCGGGGCGAGGGCGGCCAGAAACGGCTTGGGCGAATCGACGGCCGCAAGATTCTCGCTGGAACCTCCGGTCAGAAGCAGACCGAGCACGATGATCGCCGCAAGAGCCAGGGCTTTCAGGCTGGTGAGGAAGATGGCCAACCCGGCGCCGAGTTGAACGCGCACCGTGTTGATGGCGGTGAGCACGATGAGCACCAGGCAAGTCATGGCAGGCACGTTCCAGTTCAGGCCGAGAAGCTTATTGAAGTGCTCGGCGCAGACCATGGTGATGGCCGACGCCGCCAGCGGCTTGCCGAGCAGCATGTAGGTCCAGCCGAAAACAAAGGCCACGGTCCCGCCGAGGCCCTCGTAAATGTACGCATAGATGCCTCCCGATCGCGGGAACATGGTGCCGAGTTCAGCGAAGGTAAGGGCCCCGGCCAGGGACAGCGTCCCGCCGACCGCCCACAGCAGCAGGATCAGCCGCGCGTCGCCCATCTCAGCGGCGATCGAGGCCGGGGTGCGGAAGATCCCGCTGCCGATCATGATCCCGACCATGATCCCGGAGCCGCCCCAGAAGCCGATGCTTCGCGGCAGATCCCGTTTCATCGCAGCCCTCTCAGATGGCATCCTCGCCCGTCGTATGGCGAGGAGAGGAACCGCCGGGAGACACTGGGTCGAGCGGATGTAACGACTGACAACATCGCATTTGAGGTAGCGTCGTGAGGTGCGAGCGTCCAACCGGGCACGTATACAACCGGCTGCGGACATGCCGATGCCGTCGCTTGAACACTCGCGATCATGGCCGCGATTCTATGGGGTGGTCCCTGGGCAATCAAATGGTTGCCGAGCATCCTGCCGGTTTGCGGAAGTTCGTTTCCCGGATGGCGGCAAGGCACCCGCCACTGTTTGTCCGGGATTCTTCATGACGCGCAGTGCGCCGTGTGAGGCGGGGCACAATTGTTCGGGATGGCCGATAAAGCGCTGTCTGGCCGTATGGTCGTCGTCTGATAACCAGAAATCTTGTGAACGGGCTTTGACTTGCTGCGAGGTGCGAGCATAGCATTCTGCGATTTTCGCCGTTTGCACAGGGGAGAGAAGAAATGAGAACTGGACTACTCCACACGTGTGTTTGCATCCTGACCTTTGCGGGTGCCGCTCAGGCCGCCCTGCTCTCGTATGAGTTTCAGCCGACGCCGGTCGACCTTTACGACCTGGACCATGCTTATGCGTACAGGTGGGGTCTCGACTGGTCCCCTCCGGACGACACCGTGGTCGTGTCGGCCAAGCTCGAGATCGAGAACCTGAAGAACTGGACCGTGGAACCCAATATCCTCTACATCCATCTGCTGGATATTGTCCCGACGGGCGTGACCCGGCAGTACGACAATCGGCCGGGCGACTGGTTTGAGGGTCAAGGCGTCCTCCTGACGACTTTCACCGACACCCGGACATCAAACAGCCAGCCTGCGGTGGACTGGTCATACGACTTCTCGGCGCAAGATCTGGTCGTTCTGAACAGCTATGTTGCCGACGGCACGTTCGGCCTGGGTTTCGATCCGGACTGCCACTACTACAATGACGGCGTGAAGCTCACGCTCCTCGTCGACCATACGCCCGAACCGGCGATGCTGGCTCTGCTGGGGGGGCCGTTGCCTCTCGTGCTCAAACGCCGGCGTCGGCACGGATGACGGGCAGGAACAACGCAAGAAGCAAAGAATCCGGGAGGGTCTTGGCCGCCACGGCGACCAAGACCCTTTCGTACGGACTCCGTCGGTTCTCGCACGCATTCTGGGAGCGATGTTCGACCGGCATACCAGGAGAATTGGCTGACGGGGACCTCGATCGTCGCGCAGCACCCCGCCGGAACCGGGGGTTCTCAAGGGACCAGCGTCCGTTTTCAGGGTTGCACGGTCTTGAGCTGTCCCACCTCGTAAGGGGATACCCGAGCTCTGGGGCCGTATCGTTTGACGTACATTTTGCCGCTGATGGTGGTCCATTCCAGGGGCTTGAGATACTGCCCCGATCCATCCGCAAAGGCACAGGCCAACCCGCCTTTCTTGCTGTGGCGGAAGTG
This window of the Phycisphaerae bacterium genome carries:
- a CDS encoding DUF4838 domain-containing protein; amino-acid sequence: MSMHQWTGLTRRRFLESAACGLALDRMALAATATGSGDEPFFLTRGVVITEEDLTLADWPERAAAAGLTTIGLHAPKSPRLLARYIQSDGGQKFLETCRRLGLGVEYELHAMQDLLPRELFDKAPELFRMDDKGSRVREWNLCVHSERAMQTVAENAVDLGKTLRPTTGRYFYWGDDGCPWCRCRQCAGLSDSDQSLLVANRILDAIRKVDAKAQVAYLAYDNTLPPPKQIKPKSGVFLEYAPIHRRYDVPFERADDLKTRQQFEMLDANLDVFGRANAQALEYWLDVSLFSKWKKPAVKVPFDPKVLTADLDTYGRRGIRHVTTFAVYIDADYVSRHGEPPLKDYGEQLRRWRRQPSHG
- a CDS encoding amino acid permease, which translates into the protein MKRDLPRSIGFWGGSGIMVGIMIGSGIFRTPASIAAEMGDARLILLLWAVGGTLSLAGALTFAELGTMFPRSGGIYAYIYEGLGGTVAFVFGWTYMLLGKPLAASAITMVCAEHFNKLLGLNWNVPAMTCLVLIVLTAINTVRVQLGAGLAIFLTSLKALALAAIIVLGLLLTGGSSENLAAVDSPKPFLAALAPVLAAVLWTYDGWADVTSVAGEVREPGRMLPRILLVGTAVTAVLFVAVNATYIYVLPLSEMRGVPWVVPLVMERLCGPVGGTLATILVMISTLGASHGSIITGARVTFAQARDGLLFRVLGRIHPKYQTPYVSLWCQAILACVAVCFLKQFERLTGGFVFTMWIFYAGAAVSLIVLRIRRPDLSRPCRCWGYPILPVLFIAASALMTVLAIKASPKETLFWLAVLVVGTPAYYLWRWLVPIEQCESVGMCPGCGCNLYGLRDQRCPECGRPFTFEDIRSTPQSLGFMVAEPQVEESSEPEKPTGERH
- a CDS encoding site-specific DNA-methyltransferase, coding for MELDQIHHLDCIEGLGKLPEGSVDLAFADPPFNIGYDYDVYDDRRASDEYIAWSRKWIEGVIGVLKPNGTFWLAIGDEYAADLKVLCTRELGLHCRSWVIWFYTFGVHCKQKFTRSHAHLFHFVKDPRNFTFNSLAVRVPSARELVYGDKRAAPDGRMPDDTWMISPILPPEVPTKDGFVLRPQDIPERFPPHSDTWYFSRVAGTFGERRGWHGCQMPEQLLGRIIRACSHEGELVLDPFGGSGTTLAVAKKLNRRFIGFEISDKYVKNIKERLSSIQPGDPLVGPENPVLSAPPTKAGRKLNRSKDQATKPVPKSRIRTAMTRKDSETGCVQAPLGFLPTPIAKSNSSGNSASKRPASSRTARAAKCAG